The genome window AGCCTTCCCCTATTTCTATTCATTACCATATTTCAACTGTGGGCATTTTGTGCTCTGGCACAGTTTTAGTTTGCACAGCAGCTAGCTAcccgaacaaattgaaaattcaaaataataccAAAATATGGTTTAAAAGAGGAGCATCAATAAACCGGCACCCCTCAGAGCAGAATGTCTAGAACCGTCCTCCTGACTATCGTCTTCTTTGCGGCGGTGGCTGTTGGTGAGTTATGATCTTCCAACTAAGACTAAGCCCAACTCTTTTAGATGTCACTGCTTCCTCTTCCGCCTGCAAGTCGCCAACTGGACCGGCAATTTTGGACGCCTGCCCTGCTGGACAAGTTCATATTATGAACTATTGCTGTCTGGAGGAAGATGTCTACGGTAGGTTCGGTCATCTAACTAGGCTACCTGAAAGTTGCagaacttcccgccaaaagtTGCAAGCACGCAGTTGGTCCGGTTGTTTCTGGAACCTGCTCAGCCGGTCAAGTAGTTGTCGGAAACGTTTGTTGTAAAGTCAAGTATGTATACGGTAGGGCACGGGGCATTACGGCTCTCGGATGAGACTCTATTTCAGACCCCTCCACTGCAACTTGTCAGGAAGATAAAGATGTAGGATTTGCACTAGCCGATGGATCATGCCCAAGGGGAACTTCTTTGACGAAGGGAGGCTTTTGCTGCGAGAATGAGGGGGTTCAGAGTGAGtttcttaaaggtggagtagcgccagtggggattttgtctaaatgcacttataatgatccaaaacaaccaaatatcatgataaaacactccaaaaaagtttaaatttttataatctcCTGTCAAAGtcttggcaaattgccaaaatattgaaaaaatacgcgcttttgaagaaatttaaagaaatgtcgcatgtttcgacccctacaatgttttaatacaaataatttaaacaaaattaaaacataaaaaatgtagagaaaacaaaattttttcggtcgatttccaaaattatgagtggcaaaaactgggtaattgccactttttgatagtaaataaaaaattttcaaaaattttttgaaaagttttatattgatattcggtcattttgggtacaaaggagtggtttttaacgacttccccactggcactactccacctttaacctTATCagtctgaaaatcaattctcAACCATTCAGTACTACCCACTTCCGTCTGCAAATCAGCTGTTGGTCCAGTAGTT of Caenorhabditis elegans chromosome II contains these proteins:
- the F08D12.2 gene encoding CC domain-containing protein (Confirmed by transcript evidence), which translates into the protein MSRTVLLTIVFFAAVAVDVTASSSACKSPTGPAILDACPAGQVHIMNYCCLEEDVYELPAKSCKHAVGPVVSGTCSAGQVVVGNVCCKVKYVYDPSTATCQEDKDVGFALADGSCPRGTSLTKGGFCCENEGVQILPTSVCKSAVGPVVGKSCPHRQVVVGDVCCKAKDVYDPSTATCQKDKDVGLAIKGSCPEGTSLTKGSVCCWNEGVQFSTTNA